The following are from one region of the Sphingomonas sp. J315 genome:
- a CDS encoding glycosyltransferase family 4 protein, whose protein sequence is MTPTDLRVALFSGNYNYVRDGANQALNKLVRHLLDAGVTVRVYSPTVAKPAFAPEGDLVSVPAFAMPGGRGEYKVALGLPHAPRADLEAFAPSLVHVSAPEFLGHAAVAWARKQGLPAVASLHTRFETYPRYYGLGFIEPWLIRRLTRFYNKFDRVMVPGNSIAQLIQSWGVTTPVSIWSRGVDHARFNPARRDLEWRRSLGIADDVPAIGFLGRLVLEKGLDIFAEVARELTRRGVPHKILVVGEGPARDWFAGQVPEAIFTGFQSGDALGRAVASMDVFFNPSVTETFGNVTSEAMACGVPVVAARATGAMDLVVENETGFLVPPRDVTAYADAIERLARDAEMRARFGALGHQRMQAQVWPQVNQAVLDAYLEVMGGR, encoded by the coding sequence ATGACTCCGACCGATCTTCGCGTGGCGCTGTTCAGCGGCAATTATAATTATGTACGCGACGGCGCGAACCAGGCGCTGAACAAGCTGGTGCGCCATTTGCTGGATGCTGGCGTGACGGTGCGCGTCTATTCCCCGACCGTAGCGAAGCCGGCCTTTGCGCCGGAGGGCGATCTGGTCAGCGTCCCGGCCTTTGCCATGCCCGGCGGACGCGGCGAGTATAAGGTCGCGCTGGGCCTGCCGCATGCGCCGCGTGCGGATCTGGAGGCGTTCGCGCCGAGCCTCGTCCATGTCTCGGCGCCCGAATTTCTGGGCCATGCTGCGGTTGCCTGGGCGCGCAAGCAGGGGCTTCCGGCGGTGGCATCGCTCCATACGCGGTTCGAGACTTATCCGCGCTATTATGGGCTGGGCTTTATCGAGCCATGGCTGATCCGGCGGCTGACGCGGTTTTACAACAAGTTCGACCGTGTGATGGTGCCGGGCAATTCGATCGCGCAGCTGATCCAGAGCTGGGGTGTCACGACGCCGGTCAGCATATGGTCGCGGGGCGTGGATCATGCGCGGTTCAACCCGGCGCGTCGCGATCTGGAGTGGCGGCGGAGCCTGGGCATCGCCGACGACGTTCCGGCGATCGGGTTCCTGGGGCGGCTGGTGCTCGAAAAGGGGCTGGATATCTTTGCCGAGGTGGCGCGCGAGCTGACCCGGCGCGGGGTTCCGCACAAGATACTGGTGGTCGGCGAAGGTCCGGCGCGCGACTGGTTCGCGGGGCAGGTGCCCGAAGCGATCTTCACCGGCTTCCAGTCGGGCGATGCGCTGGGCCGCGCGGTCGCGTCGATGGACGTGTTCTTCAACCCCTCCGTCACCGAGACGTTCGGAAACGTGACGTCGGAGGCGATGGCGTGTGGCGTGCCGGTGGTCGCGGCGCGCGCGACCGGCGCGATGGATCTTGTGGTCGAGAATGAGACCGGCTTCCTGGTCCCGCCCCGCGACGTCACCGCCTATGCCGACGCGATCGAGCGGCTGGCGCGCGACGCGGAGATGCGCGCGCGGTTCGGGGCACTGGGGCATCAGCGGATGCAGGCGCAGGTCTGGCCGCAGGTGAACCAGGCGGTGCTGGATGCGTATCTTGAGGTGATGGGGGGACGGTAA
- a CDS encoding replication-associated recombination protein A, with amino-acid sequence MTDLFGGTEPAASPSEISASAPLADRLRPARLEEVVGQEHLTGAEGAIGRMVAAGKLSSIILWGPPGTGKTTTARLLADAVGLRFVAISAVFSGVADLKKVFAEAKEFARIGQRTLLFVDEIHRFNRAQQDGFLPFVEDGTVTLVGATTENPSFELNAALLSRAQVLILRRLDHQALSQLLDRAEAIEGRPLPLTPEARDALVASADGDGRFLLNQAETLYSVSFDAPLDPAGLSAFLQRRVAVYDKDREGHYNLISALHKSLRGSDPQAALYYLARMLVAGEEPLYVLRRLVRFASEDIGLADPQALVQCLAAKDSYEFLGSPEGELAIVQACLYCATAPKSNAAYMAMKSAWRSAKETGSLMPPQNILNAPTRLMKEIGYGKDYAYDHDAEGGFSGANYWPEEMTPQTFYTPTDRGLERRIAERLAWWDERRGR; translated from the coding sequence ATGACCGATCTGTTCGGCGGGACCGAACCCGCCGCCTCCCCATCCGAAATTTCCGCGTCCGCGCCGCTGGCCGACCGACTGCGCCCGGCGCGGCTGGAGGAGGTGGTGGGCCAGGAGCATCTGACCGGGGCAGAGGGCGCGATCGGGCGGATGGTGGCGGCGGGGAAGCTGTCGTCGATCATCCTGTGGGGACCGCCGGGGACGGGCAAGACGACGACCGCGCGGCTGCTCGCCGATGCGGTGGGATTGCGCTTCGTCGCGATCAGCGCGGTGTTTTCGGGCGTCGCGGACCTCAAAAAGGTGTTTGCCGAAGCGAAGGAATTCGCCCGTATCGGCCAGCGCACCTTGTTGTTCGTGGACGAGATCCACCGCTTCAACCGCGCGCAGCAGGACGGGTTTCTGCCGTTCGTCGAGGACGGGACGGTGACGCTGGTCGGCGCGACGACCGAAAATCCGTCGTTCGAACTGAATGCGGCTTTGCTCAGCCGGGCGCAGGTGCTGATCCTGCGACGGCTCGACCATCAAGCGCTGAGCCAGTTGCTCGACCGCGCCGAGGCGATCGAGGGCCGCCCCCTCCCCCTCACCCCCGAGGCGCGCGACGCGCTGGTGGCGAGTGCGGATGGCGACGGGCGCTTCCTGCTCAATCAGGCGGAGACGCTCTACTCGGTCAGCTTCGACGCGCCGCTCGACCCTGCGGGGCTGTCGGCGTTCCTCCAGCGCCGGGTCGCGGTGTACGACAAGGATCGCGAGGGGCATTACAACCTCATCTCCGCGCTGCACAAATCGCTGCGCGGGAGCGATCCGCAGGCGGCGCTCTATTATCTCGCACGGATGCTGGTAGCGGGTGAGGAGCCGCTCTACGTGCTGCGCCGGCTGGTGCGGTTCGCGAGCGAGGATATCGGCCTCGCCGACCCGCAGGCTTTGGTCCAGTGCCTCGCCGCCAAGGACAGCTACGAGTTTCTCGGCTCACCTGAGGGCGAGTTGGCGATCGTGCAGGCTTGCCTCTATTGCGCGACCGCGCCCAAATCGAACGCGGCTTATATGGCGATGAAGTCGGCGTGGCGCTCGGCCAAGGAGACCGGGTCGCTGATGCCGCCGCAGAACATCCTCAATGCGCCGACCAGGCTGATGAAGGAGATCGGCTATGGCAAGGACTATGCCTATGACCATGATGCCGAAGGCGGGTTCAGTGGCGCCAACTACTGGCCCGAGGAGATGACGCCGCAGACCTTCTATACGCCGACCGATCGCGGGCTGGAGAGGCGCATCGCCGAGCGGCTGGCGTGGTGGGACGAGCGGCGGGGGCGGTAG
- a CDS encoding alginate lyase family protein encodes MSARNLGWAIPLSVLATVAAAGSPPPAAAFSSTQQCAGVDGYAAAFEGRRTFTLRPSELTAIKAALPSDAKAKGELAALVKRADAAVARKPGSVLDKRTIPPSNDRKDYISLAPYWWPDPANPTGPYVRRDGEVNPERNTNRFDRTALGRMGSDADLLGLAYYYTGDRRYADKLAAIVRAWFLDPATAMNPNMNYAQMVPGRSNGRPEGVLDTSTFIGVIDAVGLAGPSGALSPDEVRALEGWFSRYLDWMLSSANGKGEGAKNNNHGIWYDAQVSRFALFARRPDLARKIVADFPKRRIEKQMQPGGALPDELARTRSAHYSIYAIEPAYHVADTAACLGVDLYSWADGKGRSLRAATDFIAAYRGRAEAWPYKEMKWPAEELDALLVRADVAWPSVWERRSEGDVVLRYRVR; translated from the coding sequence GTGAGCGCACGCAACCTCGGCTGGGCCATCCCTCTCTCGGTCCTTGCCACCGTCGCCGCCGCGGGGTCTCCACCCCCGGCGGCGGCCTTTTCATCCACGCAACAGTGCGCGGGCGTCGACGGCTATGCCGCTGCGTTCGAAGGGCGCCGCACCTTCACGCTGCGCCCGTCCGAACTGACCGCGATCAAGGCGGCACTGCCGAGCGACGCGAAAGCGAAGGGGGAACTCGCCGCGCTGGTGAAGCGCGCCGACGCCGCGGTCGCGCGCAAGCCCGGCAGCGTGCTCGACAAGCGCACTATCCCGCCGTCCAACGACCGCAAGGATTATATCAGCCTCGCCCCCTATTGGTGGCCCGATCCCGCCAACCCGACCGGCCCCTATGTCCGCCGTGACGGCGAGGTGAACCCGGAACGCAACACCAACCGCTTCGACCGCACCGCGCTCGGCCGCATGGGCAGTGACGCCGATCTGCTCGGCCTTGCCTATTATTACACCGGCGACCGCCGCTATGCCGACAAGCTGGCGGCGATCGTCCGCGCCTGGTTCCTCGACCCCGCGACGGCGATGAACCCGAACATGAACTATGCCCAGATGGTCCCCGGCCGCTCGAACGGACGTCCCGAAGGCGTGCTCGACACCAGTACGTTCATCGGGGTGATCGACGCGGTCGGGCTGGCCGGTCCCTCGGGCGCGCTGTCGCCGGATGAGGTCAGGGCGCTGGAGGGCTGGTTCTCCCGCTATCTCGACTGGATGCTGTCCAGCGCGAACGGGAAGGGCGAGGGCGCGAAGAACAACAATCACGGCATCTGGTACGACGCCCAGGTCAGCCGTTTCGCGCTGTTCGCGCGCCGCCCCGATCTCGCGCGCAAGATCGTCGCCGACTTCCCGAAAAGGCGCATCGAGAAGCAGATGCAGCCGGGCGGCGCGCTGCCCGACGAACTCGCCCGCACCCGCAGCGCGCATTATTCGATCTACGCGATCGAGCCCGCGTACCACGTCGCCGACACCGCCGCGTGCCTCGGTGTCGATCTCTACAGCTGGGCCGACGGCAAGGGCCGCTCGCTCCGCGCCGCCACCGACTTCATCGCCGCCTATCGTGGGCGTGCCGAGGCGTGGCCGTACAAGGAGATGAAGTGGCCGGCGGAGGAGCTCGACGCGCTACTGGTTCGCGCAGATGTTGCCTGGCCGAGCGTGTGGGAACGCCGCAGTGAAGGCGATGTCGTGCTGCGCTATCGGGTGCGCTGA
- a CDS encoding DUF4861 domain-containing protein: MPKPRMARMPLYAAMITALVAGAAWAQQHKPLRTATAEEQKARAAVSIADYRFGDLLFENDRIAFRIYGRPLEAAEPPSSSGIDAWGKRVRWPFMDRQLRTGDQHQDQGEGVDFYNVGTGRGVGGLGIWHDNKLWTSRNYVNPRIAVAGPERAAFSVDYPAWPVDTARTVAETRQFALAPGSNFIRMTSTIASSSSQPLTVAIGISKRPTGTALGSILKDADKARLVWWGPDTPDKGAMAAAVMVDPAAFAGFAEDADNYLILVRVTPGKPFVYHAGAAWSGGPDFKREPDWQAYVQQQQPDFNP, translated from the coding sequence ATGCCGAAACCGCGAATGGCCCGAATGCCGCTCTATGCCGCGATGATCACGGCGCTTGTCGCGGGCGCGGCCTGGGCGCAGCAGCACAAACCGCTGCGCACCGCGACTGCCGAGGAACAGAAGGCGCGCGCTGCGGTGTCGATTGCCGACTATCGATTCGGCGACCTGTTGTTCGAGAACGACCGCATTGCCTTCCGCATCTACGGTCGTCCGCTCGAAGCCGCCGAGCCCCCCTCCTCCTCCGGCATCGACGCCTGGGGCAAGCGGGTGCGATGGCCGTTCATGGACCGCCAGCTGCGCACCGGCGACCAGCATCAGGACCAGGGCGAGGGCGTCGATTTCTACAATGTCGGTACCGGACGCGGGGTCGGCGGCCTGGGCATCTGGCACGACAACAAGCTGTGGACGTCGCGCAACTATGTGAACCCGCGGATCGCTGTGGCGGGGCCGGAGCGTGCGGCGTTCAGCGTCGACTATCCCGCCTGGCCGGTCGATACCGCGCGCACCGTCGCCGAGACACGGCAGTTCGCACTGGCACCGGGTAGCAACTTTATCCGCATGACATCGACCATCGCGTCGAGCAGCAGCCAACCGCTGACTGTCGCGATCGGCATTTCGAAGCGCCCGACCGGCACCGCGCTGGGCAGCATCCTCAAGGATGCGGACAAGGCGCGGCTGGTGTGGTGGGGGCCGGACACGCCCGACAAGGGCGCAATGGCGGCGGCGGTGATGGTCGATCCTGCGGCGTTTGCCGGATTTGCCGAGGATGCCGACAATTACCTGATCCTCGTCCGGGTCACGCCGGGCAAGCCTTTCGTCTATCATGCCGGCGCAGCGTGGAGCGGCGGTCCCGATTTCAAGCGCGAACCCGATTGGCAAGCCTATGTCCAGCAGCAGCAGCCCGATTTCAATCCCTAG
- a CDS encoding DUF2218 domain-containing protein translates to MTATATGFAATDKASRYLQQLCKHWEHNLKVDYTADHGTIVFPKDARGANWPGDGLVTLDAKPDGIAICIDASAPEQVEGLKGAIERHIDRFAFREEGLKYDWS, encoded by the coding sequence ATGACTGCGACCGCAACCGGCTTCGCCGCGACCGACAAGGCGTCGCGTTACCTCCAGCAGCTTTGCAAGCATTGGGAGCACAACCTCAAGGTCGATTATACCGCCGACCACGGCACGATCGTCTTCCCGAAGGACGCGCGCGGCGCGAACTGGCCCGGCGATGGGCTGGTTACGCTCGATGCCAAACCCGACGGCATCGCGATCTGCATCGACGCCAGCGCACCCGAGCAGGTCGAGGGGCTGAAGGGCGCGATCGAACGCCATATCGACCGCTTCGCGTTTCGCGAGGAAGGGCTGAAATACGATTGGTCCTAA
- a CDS encoding glycoside hydrolase family 105 protein, whose protein sequence is MSLILLALAGALPAASAPIATVPAAETRAQLPKPDAILAQVRRVADWQLANKTNWATMPLARKSVQNPRDWQQATFWIALTELAKRDARYAPPLMELGREMAWKLGDNPFHADDQLIGQAWIWAARNGAGREALAPTIAYFDNVLANRPTGSLEFIPGAPGAGWSKCTDRWCWCDAIFMAPPTLLQLARQTGDQRYADFAHEEFKATTDYLYDPVEKLYFRDSRFFDTRDAKGRKQFWSRGNGWVMGGMVRMLDAMPRKDPKRAYYEGLFRDMAAKLLTLQKADGYWSPSLLDTDPSTPTETSGTAFYTYAFAWGIDAGLLDRATYQAAAVRGWNAIVRAVQPDGMLGWVQQVGDRPDSVSAKETQFYGSGAFILAGTAMADLARKEAH, encoded by the coding sequence ATGTCGTTGATTCTGCTTGCCCTTGCCGGAGCGCTTCCCGCTGCGTCCGCCCCGATTGCGACCGTCCCGGCGGCCGAGACGCGCGCGCAACTGCCCAAGCCCGACGCGATCCTGGCGCAGGTGCGTCGTGTCGCTGACTGGCAGCTGGCGAACAAGACCAATTGGGCGACGATGCCGCTCGCGCGCAAAAGCGTGCAGAACCCGCGCGACTGGCAGCAGGCGACCTTCTGGATCGCACTGACCGAACTTGCCAAGCGCGATGCGCGCTACGCCCCGCCGCTGATGGAGCTGGGCCGTGAGATGGCGTGGAAACTGGGCGACAACCCCTTTCACGCCGACGACCAGCTGATCGGTCAGGCATGGATCTGGGCGGCACGTAACGGCGCGGGCAGGGAGGCACTCGCCCCGACCATCGCCTATTTCGATAACGTACTCGCCAACCGCCCGACCGGCAGCCTGGAGTTCATCCCCGGCGCGCCCGGCGCGGGCTGGTCGAAATGCACCGATCGCTGGTGCTGGTGCGACGCGATCTTCATGGCGCCGCCGACTTTGCTCCAGCTCGCCCGCCAGACCGGCGACCAGCGCTATGCCGACTTCGCGCATGAAGAGTTCAAGGCGACAACCGACTATCTCTACGACCCGGTCGAGAAGCTCTATTTCCGCGACAGCCGTTTCTTCGACACGCGCGATGCGAAGGGGCGCAAGCAATTCTGGAGCCGGGGCAATGGCTGGGTGATGGGCGGCATGGTCCGCATGCTCGACGCGATGCCGCGCAAGGACCCCAAGCGCGCTTACTATGAAGGGCTGTTCCGCGACATGGCGGCGAAGTTGCTGACGCTGCAAAAAGCGGACGGCTATTGGTCGCCGTCTCTGCTCGACACCGATCCGTCGACCCCGACCGAGACCAGCGGGACTGCCTTCTACACCTATGCCTTCGCCTGGGGGATCGACGCGGGCCTGCTCGACCGTGCGACCTATCAGGCCGCCGCGGTGCGCGGCTGGAATGCGATCGTCCGTGCGGTACAGCCCGACGGGATGCTCGGCTGGGTCCAGCAGGTCGGCGACCGGCCCGACAGCGTGTCGGCGAAGGAAACGCAATTCTACGGATCGGGCGCGTTCATCCTCGCCGGTACCGCGATGGCGGATCTCGCGCGAAAGGAGGCGCACTGA
- a CDS encoding PadR family transcriptional regulator gives MHASRGRRQWGPFTVEWDINAEAMGGRGRGGGRRRMFSGDELRLVLLALIADQPRHGYDLIREIEERTGGAYAPSPGVVYPTLTLLADMDHIAEQAAEGAKKLYAITPAGQAHLEESAEQVTLLMGRLAELGTQREQSGRSPVRRAMGNLKMAVMQRLNDGEADQATVDAVIDIIDAAARKVERL, from the coding sequence ATGCATGCCAGCCGCGGACGCCGCCAATGGGGCCCGTTCACGGTCGAATGGGATATCAACGCAGAGGCGATGGGCGGGCGCGGTCGCGGCGGCGGGCGTCGTCGCATGTTCAGCGGCGACGAGCTTCGCCTCGTCCTGCTCGCGCTGATCGCCGATCAGCCGCGCCACGGATACGACCTGATCCGCGAGATCGAGGAGCGGACCGGCGGCGCCTATGCGCCCAGCCCGGGCGTGGTCTATCCGACGCTGACGCTGCTCGCCGACATGGACCATATCGCCGAACAGGCGGCGGAGGGCGCCAAGAAGCTCTATGCGATCACCCCGGCGGGGCAGGCGCATCTTGAGGAAAGCGCCGAACAGGTGACCCTGCTGATGGGCCGCCTCGCCGAACTCGGCACGCAGCGCGAACAGAGCGGGCGCAGCCCGGTGCGGCGCGCGATGGGCAATCTCAAAATGGCGGTAATGCAGCGGCTGAACGACGGCGAAGCGGATCAGGCAACGGTCGACGCAGTGATCGACATCATCGACGCCGCGGCGCGCAAGGTGGAGCGCCTCTGA
- a CDS encoding TonB-dependent receptor domain-containing protein, whose translation MATAPARCSAIAATPTSKTSSKRASGNEEYLGGGLNLIWSPDRWNIALDGSYSRSHRTETQKQTRMRSTTRVPYTLTYDGDNVVPTVDFGTFDITNHANFLATGNTAVYARNRFVTDRQDEIWAARFDVERELDGFITSVKIGGRFSDHHRTNDNARNNDLNTIPGTTAEVAARITLANQQCRVPFTTSSYMSGMGGNVTRWATFDNDCLFRTFTGSDDALPIPADGRDPSDIDVRERIWSAYAMANFRQDEGALPFSGNVGLRYVRTDITSIGYRQAYRIVIDTPGDSYAVSVDPAGQLQTNTLKGKYEYLLPSANIAFDLSDQLKLRLAAYRAIARSGIESFGAGINLNPSAGTGLDNIIFNATTGNPNLKPLRAWNLDASVELYASKDTLLSVAGYYKWAKGTVIGRSEPVPTDITVTTIRDGGAPTTETFEIEPVGPANDLETRHLYGVEATFSHVLTWLPDPLDGFGIQGSVNRAFANFEYPDTSPIAAYVDDANLIGLSKWTASGSVWFEKWGMSLRANVRHRSDYYKPNGGTNRYIRPGTYLNLSAQYNLTKNVQIKLQALNVTGEPDIMYKGTYDNIAEVSNSGTQYFFGFRVRL comes from the coding sequence ATGGCGACCGCCCCGGCGCGCTGCTCAGCTATCGCGGCAACTCCAACCTCGAAAACCAGCTCGAAACGCGCCAGCGGGAATGAGGAGTATCTGGGCGGCGGCCTCAACCTGATCTGGTCGCCCGACCGCTGGAACATCGCGCTCGACGGCTCATATTCGCGCAGCCACCGCACCGAAACGCAGAAGCAGACGCGCATGCGCTCGACAACGCGCGTGCCGTACACGCTGACCTATGACGGCGACAATGTCGTGCCGACCGTCGATTTCGGCACGTTCGACATCACCAACCACGCCAATTTCCTCGCGACCGGCAACACCGCCGTGTATGCGCGCAACCGCTTCGTCACCGACCGGCAGGACGAAATCTGGGCCGCGCGCTTCGACGTCGAGCGTGAGCTGGACGGGTTCATCACCTCGGTGAAAATCGGCGGTCGCTTCTCCGACCACCACCGCACCAACGACAATGCGCGCAACAACGATCTGAACACGATCCCCGGCACCACTGCAGAGGTGGCGGCGCGCATCACGCTGGCCAACCAGCAATGCCGCGTGCCGTTCACGACCAGCAGCTACATGTCGGGCATGGGCGGCAACGTCACGCGCTGGGCGACGTTCGACAATGACTGCCTGTTCCGCACCTTCACCGGCAGCGACGACGCGCTTCCGATCCCCGCCGATGGCCGCGATCCGAGCGACATCGATGTGCGGGAGCGGATCTGGTCGGCCTATGCCATGGCCAATTTCCGCCAGGATGAGGGCGCGTTGCCGTTCAGCGGCAATGTCGGCCTGCGCTATGTGCGCACCGACATCACCTCGATCGGCTATCGCCAGGCCTATCGCATCGTGATCGACACGCCGGGCGACAGCTACGCCGTCAGCGTCGATCCGGCGGGGCAGCTCCAGACCAACACGCTCAAGGGCAAATACGAATATCTGCTGCCCAGCGCGAACATCGCGTTCGACCTCAGCGACCAGCTGAAGCTGCGCCTCGCCGCCTATCGCGCCATTGCGCGATCGGGGATCGAGAGCTTCGGCGCGGGGATCAACTTGAACCCCTCGGCGGGCACCGGTCTCGACAACATCATCTTCAACGCGACGACCGGGAACCCAAACCTCAAGCCGCTGCGCGCCTGGAATCTAGATGCCAGCGTCGAACTCTATGCGTCGAAGGACACGTTGCTGTCGGTCGCGGGCTATTACAAATGGGCCAAGGGCACGGTCATCGGGCGGTCGGAGCCGGTGCCGACCGACATCACCGTCACCACCATCCGAGACGGCGGTGCGCCGACGACCGAGACGTTCGAAATCGAGCCGGTCGGCCCGGCCAACGATCTGGAAACGCGCCACCTTTATGGCGTGGAGGCGACGTTCAGCCATGTCCTGACCTGGCTGCCCGACCCGCTCGACGGCTTCGGAATTCAGGGATCGGTCAACCGCGCCTTCGCCAATTTCGAATATCCCGATACCTCGCCGATCGCGGCCTATGTCGACGACGCGAACCTGATCGGCCTGTCCAAGTGGACCGCCAGCGGATCGGTGTGGTTCGAGAAATGGGGGATGTCGCTGCGCGCGAACGTCCGCCACCGCTCTGACTATTACAAGCCCAATGGCGGCACCAACCGCTACATCCGGCCCGGTACCTATCTCAATCTGTCGGCCCAATATAACCTGACCAAGAACGTCCAGATCAAGCTGCAGGCGCTCAACGTCACCGGTGAACCGGACATCATGTACAAGGGTACGTACGACAATATCGCCGAGGTCTCGAACAGCGGCACGCAATATTTCTTCGGCTTCCGGGTCCGCCTGTGA
- a CDS encoding TonB-dependent receptor plug domain-containing protein, whose protein sequence is MRKISAIAIRGSLLASAALAVCAPAVAQEDAPATAAQSDEDEILVTGSRATQRTSIEFKRNADVVVDGLVSDEIGATPDNSVGDTLERIVGVSADRFKGNANELSVRGLGPTLSFSTFNGREVSTAGPDRSVAFQQFPSELVNGVLVYKSQRADFLEGGVGGVIELRSMKPLDYGKRRIQFEIRGDFQPKDDDVYQHDGLGYRANFSYTDQFSTGLGDIGISIGYQRQDTTAPEDYYNANSTFQLCNTSANNPWLLTGNAAALNAAGAGQNCTNATGPRTVSGTVIGETRGDAYFANSSRSFRTQQTSEIRDGIIGALQWRPHSDFEVAIDGQYSNRASLEDRNVLGITEGLRGVQPLVISDGANGDRPGALLSYRGNSNLENQLETRQRE, encoded by the coding sequence ATGAGGAAGATTTCGGCCATCGCGATCCGCGGGTCGCTGCTGGCATCGGCGGCTCTGGCGGTATGCGCGCCGGCTGTGGCGCAGGAAGATGCGCCTGCGACTGCCGCTCAGTCCGACGAAGATGAAATCCTCGTCACCGGCTCTCGCGCGACTCAGCGCACATCGATCGAGTTCAAGCGCAACGCCGACGTCGTCGTTGACGGACTGGTCAGCGACGAGATCGGCGCGACGCCGGACAACAGCGTCGGCGACACGCTGGAGCGGATCGTCGGCGTCTCGGCCGACCGGTTCAAGGGCAACGCGAACGAACTGTCGGTGCGCGGCCTTGGCCCCACACTCAGCTTTTCGACCTTCAACGGGCGCGAGGTGTCGACCGCCGGCCCCGACCGCTCGGTTGCCTTCCAGCAATTCCCGTCGGAGCTGGTCAACGGCGTGCTGGTCTATAAATCGCAGCGCGCCGATTTCCTCGAAGGCGGCGTCGGCGGGGTGATCGAGCTGCGGTCGATGAAGCCGCTCGATTACGGGAAACGGCGCATCCAGTTCGAGATCCGCGGCGATTTCCAGCCCAAGGACGATGACGTCTATCAGCATGACGGCCTCGGCTATCGCGCCAATTTCTCCTACACCGACCAGTTCTCGACCGGGCTGGGCGATATCGGCATCTCGATCGGCTATCAGCGCCAGGATACGACTGCGCCGGAAGATTATTACAACGCGAACTCGACCTTCCAGCTGTGCAATACCTCGGCAAACAATCCGTGGCTTCTGACCGGCAACGCCGCCGCCCTGAACGCGGCAGGGGCTGGGCAGAACTGCACCAACGCCACCGGCCCGCGTACCGTTAGCGGCACGGTGATCGGCGAAACACGCGGCGACGCCTATTTCGCCAACAGCTCGCGCAGCTTCCGCACCCAGCAGACGTCGGAAATCCGCGACGGCATCATCGGCGCGCTGCAATGGCGGCCGCACAGCGATTTCGAGGTGGCGATCGACGGCCAGTATTCGAACCGCGCCAGCCTTGAGGACCGTAACGTTCTGGGCATCACCGAGGGCCTTCGCGGCGTCCAGCCGCTCGTGATCAGCGATGGCGCCAATGGCGACCGCCCCGGCGCGCTGCTCAGCTATCGCGGCAACTCCAACCTCGAAAACCAGCTCGAAACGCGCCAGCGGGAATGA